The segment TCACAACGGATACTGGCAAAGCATGGATACTCTGAGGGACCGAATGGTGCTTGAGGCCGCTTGGGCGGAAGGTGCTCCCTGGAAGCTTTGGAAGGAATGAATCACCGATGATCATTGTTGATACAGCACTTGCCAAGCGAGAGGCACAAGGCAACCCCATTCGAGTAGGAATGATAGGAGCGGGGTTTCAAGCGAGGGGGGTCGGCCTGCAGATTATGACTGCAACGGCAGGTATGCGTCTTTGCGCTATTGCTAATCGTCACCTTGATGCAGCGGTCAAGGTCTATCAACAAGCCGAGATCGAACCAATCACCTGTGACACTCAGCAGGAACTTGAAATGGCGATTGCTGCGGGGCGAGCGGCAGTCACTGAGAATGCCGTGGCTCTGGCTCGCGCCGAAGGGTTGGATGCGATCATCGAGGTAACCGGCTCGTTGGAGTTCGCGGCACATGTTGTGCTGGCGGCACTAGAAAGTGGTAAAGGCATCATCCAAATGAATGCGGAACTCGACGGTACAATCGGCCCTATTTTAAAAGTGAAGGCTGATGCTGCAGGCGTTATCTATAGTTTTGCCGATGGCGACCAGCCAGGCGTACAGATGAATCTCTATCGCTTCGTCGCCGGTCTGGGCGTCAAGCCTGTGCTATGTGGCAACATCAAAGGGTTGCATGATCCTTATCGCAATCCGGCTACCCAAGAAGGTTTTGCTAAACGCTGGGGACAGAAGGCGGCGATGGTGGCGTCTTTTGCTGATGGCACCAAGATTTCGTTTGAACAGGCGATCGTCGCCAATGGAACCGGCATGCGAGTCGCTCAACGCGGCATGCTTGGTCCTGATTTTTCCGGTGGTGTGCCTGGTGGACCCTTAGTACCTATCGAGGAGACGATGTCGGCGTTTGAGCCCTATCTTGATCCGGCAGGGCCGGGGCTGGTGGATTACGTTGTGGGAGCACGGCCTGGGCCAGGTGTGTTCGTGCTGGGTACCATCGATAATCCCCGTCAGCGACATTATCTCGAGCTCTATAAAATGGGAGAAGGGCCGTATTACTGCTTTTCAACGCCTTATCATCTTTGTCATTTTGAAGTGCCTACGTCCGTTGCGCGAGCAGTATTGTTCCGTGATCCGGTTTTATCTCCTTTAGGCGGCCCAAAGGTAGGGGTGATCGCTATGGCCAAAAAAACCTTGCATGACGGCGATAAAATTGAGGAGCTCGGAGGCTTCGAAGTCTACGGCATGGCTGAAAATATAGAAGTGATAAGGCGTGAACGGCTACTACCTATCGGTCTAGCACTAGGGTGTCAGGTGGCAGGTCGTGTGGAAAAGGACAAGGCACTGACCTTCGATGATGTGGTTATTCCACCCTTGCGCTTGATCGATCGTCTGTATGCCGAACAAGAAGCCATGTTTGCCTTGGAACCCCTATCTGGCACCGCCGCTACTTCTGTGGAGTAAGCCATGCTATTTCATCAAACGAAACTCAAGGATGCTACGCTGATAGAGCTTGAAACGCATGGTGATGAACGGGGTTTTTTTGCCCGTACAATGTGCCGCGTGGAGTTTGAGCGCCATGGTTTGCTGGGCGATTTTGTACAGCAGAATACCTCGTTCTCAGCTCATAGAGGAACCTTGAGGGGGCTGCATTACCAGCGTGAACCGCACGCTGAAGCCAAGTTGGTGCGCTGCCTCCGGGGGGGCATTATTGACGTCATTGTGGATATTCGTGAAGATTCAGAAACCTACCTGCACCATCAGCTGTTCGAGCTGACCGAAGCCAATCGGTATCAGCTTTATGTGCCGCCAGGCTTTGCGCACTCCTTTCAGACGCTGACCGACGATGTTGAAGTCAGTTATCTGGTTTCGGCTGCTTATCATCCCGAGGCTGAAAACGGTTTGCGCTATAATGATGAGCGTCTCGCGATCGAGTGGCCTATTCCGCCCACAATAGTGTCCGAAAAGGACGCCAATTGGCCATTGATCAGTGAGCGACGTGACGCGCTCTTCTAAACCGTTGAGAGAACATTATGTTTTCCCCCAGTAGTGAGTTAACGCCACGCGAAGTGGCAATTCAGTTGCTGTCTCGGCGCGAGTACTCTCGCGCCGAGCTAGCTCGCAAGATGCAGCAAAAAACATTTCAGCCTGATGAGATTGCTGACTGCCTAGACGCTCTGGAGGAACAAAATTTACAGTCCGATGAACGTTTTGCTGAAAGCTTTATACGTTCGCGGATTCTTCGTGGGCAAGGTGCTATTCGCATTAAAGGTGAACTGCGCCAGCGGGGTGTAGACCAGGAAACGTCAACGACGGCCTTTGCTAACGTAGAAGAGCAAGAGGCCGTGGACTGGTTTGAGCTAGCCCGTGATACCTTGGCGCGGCGCTTTTCCTCGCCAGGTGATACGCCCAAAGAGCGAGTAAAGCGTGAGCGTTTTCTCGCCACGCGCGGCTTTAATTTTGAGCAAATACGCTACGCGCTTTCGTGTTTGTAATTTCCTCTTTATAAGCCTTTTCTAGTTGTTTTTTGACCCTCTGTTTTAGTTCTGCCACTAACTGCGGCTTTAGTCGTTTGACAACTGCGTTATAATGCTCCCTTTGCGACCCCAGCGGGTGGCGGCGACAGCGCCCTGGGGCATCATGCTTTCTTGTCACGGATACCCTATGAAAAGCGCAGAGATCAGACAGGCCTTTTTATCTTTTTTTGAAAAGCAGGGGCACACGATTGTGCCCACAAGCTCTCTAGTGCCGGGCAATGACCCGACGCTGCTCTTCACCAATGCAGGCATGGTGCCCTTCAAAGACGTTTTTCTAGGCCGAGATCCGCGCCCGTATGTGCGCGCCACATCAGCCCAGCGTTGCGTACGTGCTGGGGGTAAGCACAATGATCTAGACAATGTCGGCTATACCGCGCGCCACCATACGTTCTTTGAGATGCTGGGTAACTTTAGTTTTGGCGACTATTTTAAGCGTGAGGCGATTCGCTTTGCCTGGACGTTTCTGACGGAAACGCTGGGCCTGCCCAAAGAGAAACTCTGGGTTACCGTGCATATCAGTGACGACGAAGCGGAGCGCATCTGGAAAGATGATATCGGCATTGACCCTGAGCGTTTCTCAAAGCTTGATGAAGATAATTTCTGGCAAATGGGTGACACCGGCCCATGTGGTCCCAGCTCTGAAATCTTTTTTGATCATGGTCTGGAAGTATGGGGCGGTCCTCCTGGCAGCCCTGAAGAAGATGGCGATCGCTATATCGAAATCTGGAACCTTGTGTTCATGCAGTTCGACCGTGATGCCGCTGGAACATTGAATCCGCTGCCTAAGCCTTCCATTGATACAGGAATGGGCTTGGAGCGAGTGGCTGCCGTTATGCAGGGCGTTCACTCTAACTACGAGATCGATCTGTTCCAAAACCTGCTGAAAGCTGCTGCCGAGGCGACCGGTCATGGGGACACCACAACGCCGTCGTTACGCGTTATTGCGGATCACATTCGCTCTTGTGCCTTCTTGATTGCAGACGGTGTTCTACCTTCCAACGAAGGGCGTGGCTATGTGCTGCGTCGTATTATTCGCCGGGCGATTCGCCATGGGCATAAGCTGGGTGCTTCTGAGCCGTTTTTCCACAAGCTGGTAACCGCACTCGATACTGAGATGGGCGATGCCTACCCGGAGCTGCGAGATGCCAGCGAGCAGATCGCCCGCGTGTTGCTTAAAGAAGAGGAGCAATTTGCGCGGACATTGGACCACGGCATGGGGCTATTGAATGCGGCGCTTGAAGAGCTGCAAGGTGACGTGCTGCCTGGAGAAACCGTCTTCAAGCTTTACGATACCTACGGTTTCCCCTTCGACCTGACGGCGGATGTCTGTCGTGAGCGCGAAGTCACATTGGATGAAGCCGGTTTTCAGCGCGAGTTAGAAGCGCAGCGTGAGCGTGCTCGGGCGGCCAGCCAATTTGGCGCAGATTACAGTGCTGCTATCGATTTGGAGGGTGAAACCCAGTTCACAGGTTACGAACATCTAGCCGACCAAGCGACAGTTACTGCTATCGTGGATAGCGAAGGTAATGCGTTAGCGGCTCTGGAGGATGGCCAGAAAGGCACCGTTGTACTAGACCGCACGCCATTCTATGGTGAATCGGGTGGCCAGGTGGGTGACACCGGTTACTTATACATTGATGGCGGTCGCTTCCAGGTAACCGACACGCAGAAGCAGAGTGGCCACCACCTTCACCAAGGGGTTATGGTAGATGGCACGCTCAGCGTCGGCGCGAAGGTCCGCGGCGAGGTGGATGCCAGCTTGCGTGGTGCCACCATCCGTAATCACTCAGCGACTCACTTGCTTCACAAAGCACTGCGCATGGTGCTGGGTGACCACGTTCAGCAGAAAGGCTCGCTAGTTAATGCAGAGCGCCTGCGCTTTGACTTTAGCCACTTTGAGCCGATGACTGCAGAGCAATTAGCGGAAGTTGAGCGTCTGGTAAATGAGCAGATCTTAGCGAATGCACCGACCAAGACAGAGCAGATGAGCCTCGCAGAAGCAAAAGCCAAAGGGGCAGCCGCGCTGTTTGAAGCAAAGTATGCTGATAACGTGCGGGTACTGACCATTGGTGCTGACGACTTCTCTATCGAGCTGTGCGGTGGTACTCACGTGAACCGAAGCGGCGATATTGGTTGTTGCCATGTGGTGAGCGAAGTAGGTATCGCTTCTGGCGTGCGTCGTATTGAGGCGATTACCGGTGAAAATGCGCTGGCTTATTTCCGTGAGCAGGAGGCGCGTGTTCAGCGGTTAGGTGAGCGACTGAAAACCAAACCCGAGCAAGTGGAAGCTCGGGTAGAATCACTGGTTGAGCGTAACCGCGCGCTGGAAAAAGAGCTTGAGCAACTGAAAGCGAAACTGGCAAGCGCTGCGGGCAGTGACATGCTTAGCCAGGTGCAAGAAATTAACGGTGTTAATTTACTGGTCACCCAGCTTGACGGTGTTTCCGGTAAAGAGTTACGTGGCGTACTTGATCAGTTGAAAAACAAGCTTGGTTCTGGCGTCATCTTGCTTGGGGTTGCGGATACTGCGGCAGGAAAAGTGAGCTTAATTGCTGGGGTTACCCAAGACTTAGTGGGTCGCGTTAAGGCAGGTGAACTAGTTAATCATGTCGCTTCGCAAGTGGGCGGTAAAGGTGGTGGCCGCCCAGATATGGCTCAAGCGGGTGGAAATTTACCTGATGCCTTGCCTGCGGCATTAAGCAGCGTACCGGCTTGGTTGGAAAATACGCTTAGCTAATTACAAAGGCCGGTGGCACTATTTGCTACCGGCTTTTTGTTAAATAGTAATAACAACACTCACTCTCCATTCCCGAACCTATAGGAAAAAACGGCATATGGCATTATACGTACAGAAGTTCGGCGGCACCTCGGTGGGCTCTGTCGACCGTATCAAGGCCGTGGCGGAAAAGGTTAAAGGCTTTCGCGACCAAGGCCACCAAGTTGTAGTGGTGGTGTCCGCGATGAGCGGAGAGACCAATCGCCTGACCGATATGGCAAACGCAATCAATGAAGACCCAGCACCACGCGAAATGGATATGCTGCTCTCGACCGGTGAGCAGGTAACTATTTCGCTACTGGCAATGGCGCTTCAACAAATTGGTGTTTCTGCCACTTCCCATACGGGTGCCCAAGTCGGCATTCATACCGATAGCGCCTACACCAAAGCGCGTATTCAGCGCATTGAAACTGATGACCTGAAATCTGACCTTGATGACGGGAAAGTGGTTGTGGTGGCTGGTTTCCAGGGCGTTGATGAAGACGGCAACATTACGACGCTTGGACGTGGTGGTTCAGATACCACGGGTGTTGCGCTTGCTGCAGCGCTTGGTGCTGATGAGTGCCAGATATACACCGATGTTGATGGTGTTTACACCACTGACCCTCGCGTGTGTTCCAAGGCTCAGCGCCTTGAGAGCATTACCGTCGAAGAAATGCTTGAACTCGCAAGCCTAGGCTCCAAAGTTCTACAGATTCGCGCCGTCGAATTTGCTGGTAAGTACAACGTACCACTTCGCGTGCTGTCGAGCTTTGAAGATGGCCCCGGCACCCTAATTGTTGCAGACGCAGACCAAGACGAGGACGCTATGGAAGAACCGCTAATCTCCGGTATCGCTTTTACTAAAAATGAAGCTAAATTAACCCTGTTGAATACGCCTGATGTGCCAGGTGTAGCGTCGCGTATTCTTGGTCCTATCGCCGATGCCAATATCGAAGTCGATATGATTGTGCAAAACGTAGCACCTGCTGGTGATTACACTGACTTCACCTTTACGGTAGCCAAAGGCGATTACAAAGCAACGAAGAAATTGCTTGAAGAAACAGTAATTCCTGACTTGGGCGGCGGCGAGCTACGTGGCGATGACAACATTGCCAAAGTATCGCTTGTAGGGGTTGGTATGCGTTCTCATGCCGGTGTTGCTTCTAAAATGTTCCGTGTTTTGGCAGACGAGAACGTCAATATCCGTATGGTTTCAACGTCGGAAATTAAAATTTCCGTTGTCATTGATGAAAAGCATATGGAGCTTGCGGTTAACGCCTTACACAAAGCATTCGGTTTAGATAAGTCTGATATCGAATCTGAATAACAATTATGCGCTAAACCTTCTACGCTGAAGGGTACTTGCTGCCGTGTGGTGGTGAGCTTTCTTTCAACGGGAGGTTAAGGTGTCATAGGGGCTTGAGCCATTGGTGGTGGCGGCACCATGCCGCATAATAGCGTGGTGCCGCTTTGAGCGGACACATCCCGTTGTATAAAACGTCTGAGAAGGAGATCAGCCATGCTCATCCTAACCCGCCGTGTCGGCGAAACACTGATGATAGGTGATGAAATCACCGTTACAGTGCTAGGTGTGAAAGGTAATCAAGTGCGTATTGGTGTTAACGCACCAAAAGACGTGGCGGTTCACCGCGAAGAGATTTACCAGCGCATTCAGCGTGAACGCAACAGCGAAAGCGAATCTGAGTAAATGGCCGTTTGTGCTGCGCTCATTACAGGGCGCTTAAGCGGTAACTGCGGGGCGGTGCGAAAAAAATCGGCATAAGACTGGACAGCAGTCATCAAAATCGGTAATATTCGCGCCGTGCCGTTGAGGAGAGGTGGCCGAGTGGCTGAAGGCGCTCCCCTGCTAAGGGAGTATAGGGTTTATAGCCCTATCGAGGGTTCGAATCCCTCTCTCTCCGCCAACTGCATAAAGCAACATCAATTTGGATAAGCGCCCGTAGCTCAGCTGGATAGAGTACCTGACTACGAATCAGGGGGTCGGAGGTTCGAATCCTCCCGGGCGCGCCAGCTTGAATTCAGAAGTTATTGATGTTACTATGTTTTTGCTCACGCAAGTGATGTTAAAAACTGTTAAGCGCCCGTAGCTCAGCTGGATAGAGTACCTGACTACGAATCAGGGGGTCGGAGGTTCGAATCCTCCCGGGCGCGCCAAATTCGAAAAACCCGCTTTCAAAAGAAAGCGGGTTTTCTTATTTCTAGCCTGGCCATAGTAGCTCGTGCTTTGGTCTTGAGATCGTTTAAAGCGTCCCCGCACAGCGGCCGGGCGCTTTTTTTTTGTGCCGCTACCTAATGCCGAAAACGACTTATGCGGGCTCGCAGCAAAGAGATGTGCTGGGTATCAGGTTGTTTAGCAGCGTATTAAGGTCCGTGAGGCGTTTTAAGCGCTGAAAGTGTTGGTTGGCCTCGGCATTGCCTTGGCGCATTTGTGCTAGCCACTGTTTAACTAGTGACACCACGACGCGCTCTGGTAAATGCTGCCGCTGTAAATCAGCGTACTGCTTTAGAACGTTGGCGCGCATTTTCCAGGTGGTGGCGGGGAGGCGCTCACCCGTGCGCTGCCAATGGCGTATGCGAGCTGCAAGCCATGGATCTGAAAGGGCGCTACGGCCAAGCATGACATCCTCGCAACCTGATAGAGTACGAGCCTTCCAGTAGTCTTCTAGTGTCCAAATATCGCCGTTTGCAACGACAGGGATTGATACGTGGTGGCGAACTTTGCCAATCCACTCCCAGTGTGCAGGTGGACGATAGCCTTCATCCCGCGTACGGCCATGCACGACTAACTGTGCAGCGCCACCAGCTTCCGTGGCCTGTGCGCAGGCCACTGCTAAGCGACGATCAGAAAAACCAAGGCGGATTTTAGCCGTCACTGGAATTTCGCCATCTAATACTTCGGCGACCGCTTTTACGGCGCGATAGACGCGATCTGGCTGGCGAAGTAGCGATGCGCCACCATCATGGCGATTGACCAGTTTTGCGGGGCAGCCAAAGTTAAGATCGATGCTGATAGCGCCCAGCGAGAGCGCTTGTTGTGCATTGCTGGCTAATGCGTCGGGGTCTGATCCCAAAAGCTGTAAATGCACGGGAACGCCGTTAGGGGTAGCGACGCTGCCTGCTGTCAGTTCGGGACAATGTTTATAGAACACGCGAGGGGGGAGTCGTGCGTCGACCACCCTGACAAACTCAGTCACTGCCCAGTCAAAACCTGCCTGCTGAGTCAGTAAATCACGCGTTAAGGCGTCGATGACACCTTCCATAGGCGCTAGGCCTATCCTGCCTTTATGTAGTAAATTAACAACCATGACTTCCACTATGGCGCGATTGCAATCTATCCTGGATGTGGCAGGTTAGTGTATTAGCCTCACTGCGCCAAGCGCCTTTAGAGGCTATTGGTGTGCCGATAAGCATTTGAAAGAGGGGGAATGCGGTATGCAGGAGTCAGAGTTGCTCCAGGAAGGGCTTGCCCTTATGGGGTTAGGTATGGGGTTTGTATTTGTTTTTCTTACGATTTTGGTAATTAGCGTCACGCTGATGTCGAAATTAATTGGCCGTTTTCAGCCTGCCCCTGTTGCAGCGCCGAATGGCAGAAATAGCGCAAAAACATCTGCACCGAAAGGCCAGGATGATGAAGTCATGGCAGTGATTAGTGCTGCAGTGCATCGTTATCGTTCTTCGCGCCGCAAGTAAGGCCCTAGTTTTGTAGCTATCCTACCGCCCAATTGCTAATTATTTTGTTAAATTTACTACAAATCCATAACGTAAAAATTGTGAGCCACGACCATGAATGAAACAAAACGTCCTCTGGGGATCACTGATGTTGTTCTTCGCGATGCCCATCAATCGCTGTTTGCCACTCGTTTGCGTCTTGATGACATGCTGCCGATCGCTGAAAAGCTCGACAACGTTGGCTATTGGTCATTAGAGACCTGGGGTGGAGCAACGTTTGATTCGTGCATCCGTTATTTGGGTGAAGATCCTTGGGAGCGTATTCGGGCCCTGAAAGAAGCCATGCCGAATACACCTCAAGCGATGTTGTTACGTGGACAAAACTTGTTAGGCTATCGCCACTACGCCGATGACGTAGTTGATAAGTTTGTAGAGCGTGCCAAGACCAACGGGGTTGATGTGTTCCGCGTATTTGACGCGATGAATGACCCGCGCAATCTTGAGCGTGCCATCAAAGCGGTTCGTCAAGTAGGTGGGCATGCTCAAGGTACCATCTCTTATACGGTTAGCCCGGTACATACCCTGGATAGCTGGGTAGAGCTCGCCAAAACCATTGCCGCAATGGGCGCTGACTCGCTGGCTATCAAGGATATGGCGGGGCTTCTGACGCCTTATATCGCCTATGACCTTGTTACGCGATTGAAAAAAGAGCTGTCTATTCCAGTTCACCTGCATTGCCATGCCACTACAGGGCTGTCGACCTCGACAATTTTAAAAGCTGTCGAAGCGGGGGTCGATAATGTCGATACTGCGATCTCTTCTATGTCCATGACCTACGGCCATAGTCCGACTGAGTCTGTTGTTGCCATGCTCAAGGATACTGATCGCGATACCGGTCTTGATCTGGAGTTATTGGAAGATATCGCCAGTTATTTCCGTGAAGTGCGCAAAAAGTATGCGGCGTTTGAAGGCTCGTTGCGCGGTATTGACTCACGCATTTTGATTGCTCAGGTGCCTGGCGGCATGCTCACCAACATGGAAGGCCAGCTTAAAGAGCAGGGCGCTGGCGATAAGCTTGACGATGTGTTGAGTGAGATCCCCCGCGTACGCGAAGACCTTGGTTTTATTCCTCTGGTGACGCCGACCTCCCAGATTGTGGGTACTCAAGCCGTGATGAACGTGATGATGGGGGAGCGTTACAAGTCCATCTCCAAAGAGGTTCAGGCGCTGTTAAAAGGTGAATACGGTTCCGCGCCCGCACCGTTTAATACAGAGCTACAAAAACGCGTGCTTGAAGGCGGCGAGCCAATCACTTGCCGCCCGGCAGATAATCTGTCGCCAGAAATGGATCGACTAGCTGCCGAACTTAAAGAGAAGGCGAGCGCAGATAGCATTCGTATTGCTGGTGGAGAGCAGGAAATAGACGACGTGCTGACCTATGCGCTGTTCCCGCAAATTGGCCTGAAATTCCTTAAAAATCGTGACAATCCTGATGCTTTCGAGCCTGCACCCCAGGTGGCTGAAGCGAAAAGCACTAACGTGCCGGCAAAAGCCGAAAGTAAAGCGCCAGTCGTCTCGAGTGGCCCGGAAACATACACCGTTAAGCTCAATGGCAAAGCGTTTGTAGTAGAGGTGTCTGAGGGCGGAGAAATAGGCGAGGTGCAAGAGCAAGCGGCAGCGAGTGCTAGCGCTCCCAAAGAGGAAGCAGCTGCACCCAGCGGTGAAAGCATTGATGCACCGCTAGCTGGCAATATCTTCAAGGTCAATGTGCGTCCTGGTGACCAAGTAGCGGAAGGCGATGTGGTGATTATTTTGGAAGCCATGAAAATGGAAACCGAAGTGCGCGCCAGCAGTGCCGGAACCGTATCGAAAGTTAACGTCAGCGAGGGTGACAGCGTCACCGTCGGCGATTCGCTGATCGAGCTTTAAGGGCATTCGGCAATGGATAAGTTAATCACCTTATGGGAGGGCTCGGGGCTTTATAATCTCGAGCTTGGTCAAGCGGTCATGGTTTTGGTAGGGCTGGGGCTTCTCTATCTCGCTATCTACAAGAAGTTTGAGCCGCTGCTGCTGGTACCGATTGGGTTTGGCGGCATTCTTGCCAATATCCCTGAGGCGGGCTTGGCGATTTCAGCGCTCGATCAGGCGATCGAGGTTGCAAAACCCGCTGTACTGCAACAGATAGCCTCTGTACTGGGCGCTACCCTTGATCCACTAAGCGGTGTAGAAACCTGGCGAGAGTCACTGAAGGCAATCGCTCACGATGCTGCTGCCCCGGACCAGTTGCGAGCGGCAAAGGATATCGCCATGAACGTTGGTTATGGCGATGGCATGCTCTATAGCTTTTATAACGTAGCGATCGCCTCCGGTATTGCCCCGCTGATTATCTTTATGGGCGTGGGGGCAATGACCGATTTTGGCCCGTTATTGGCTAACCCGCGTACGCTCTTTTTAGGGGCAGCGGCTCAGTTTGGTATTTTTGCTACGCTGTTTGGTGCTGTTGCACTGTCGTCGATAGGAGTGATGGATTTTTCCCTCAATCAGGCCGCGGCAATTGGCATTATCGGTGGTGCTGACGGCCCGACGTCTATTTACGTATCGAGTGTGTTAGCCCCTGAACTGCTTGGTGCTATTGCGGTGGCGGCGTACGCCTACATGGCACTTGTGCCGTTGATTCAGCCGCCGATCATGCGTTTGCTGACCACTCAAAAAGAGCGTCAAATTAAGATGACGCAGTTGCGGCCAGTATCCAAGCTGGAAAAGGTTGTTTTCCCGCTAGTGTTGTTGATTCTGGTTGCGCTCTTCTTGCCTGATGCAGCGCCGCTATTAGGGATGTTCTGCTTTGGTAATTTGATGCGTGAGTGTGGTGTGGTTGAGCGCTTATCGGATACGGCGCAAAACGCCCTGATTAATATCGTGACAATTATCTTAGGGCTGTCGGTAGGCTCCAAACTAATGGCGGAAAGCTTTCTGACGTTTGAGACGCTGGGCATCTTGGGCTTGGGCATTGTGGCGTTTGGTATTGGCACGGCCGCAGGCGTATTGATGGCGAAGCTGATGAATTTGGTTAGCAAGATGCCGATTAACCCATTGATTGGTGCTGCTGGTGTTTCTGCGGTGCCGATGGCTGCACGAGTGGCGAATAAGGTTGGCTTGGAGTCGAACCCGCATAACTTCCTACTGATGCACGCCATGGGCCCCAATGTGGCAGGTGTTATCGGTTCTGCTGTCGCGGCGGGTGTTATGATTAAATATTTAGGCTAAGACCCGCTAGCAGTGCCATTGCGCAGTTGTTGTTACGTGATGGTTAGTGGCTAAAGCGCGGCTTACCGGGCAATTGCTCGCGTAAGTCGCGTTTTTTTGTCTAACATATCAATGGCTCTGTTACGGCGTCACTTTTTGAATATCGAGAGCAGTTTTTAGTCGGTTTTCAAGCGTTGTGAGACTTAGGGGTTCATCCCTTGGCCAGCCAATCGTGAGGCACACGCCGCTGCTATCATACTCTGCTTGTTGGACGGGAATTTTCTGTTCGTCACACCAAGTGCGCGCGACTGCCTCATGGGAAAAGTTAACGCGGAGCAGGTAATTTTCTCGTTCGACGACTTCGCATGTGGGTAATGTGTCAACCCCGGCGTTAACCGACTGTGCGTAAGCCCGGGCAAGTCCGCCAGTGCCCAACTTGGTGCCGCCAAAGTAGCGAATCACCACGCAGCCTATTTCTCCTATTTGACTGCCAAGCAAGGCTTGATACATGGGTCTGCCAGCTGTTCCTCCTGGTTCGCCATCATCAGAGAAACCTATATGTGTCTGTTCACCAGGAGGGCCTGCAATAAAGGCCGTACAGTGATGACTTGCATTGGGGTGGGCGGTTTTGGCTGCCTGCAGCATTGCATGAAAGTCAGCAGTGTTGGGCGCATGGCATATCCAAGTGAGGAAGCGACTTTTTTCAACCTCAATTTCAGCGGTATGCCATGTGGCGGGTGCTAGGTTTGGAACTCGGTAACGCAATCGATACTCCCTAAAGCGGGTGACGAATTAGTGGTGCCGAGTGTTGGTAGCGCCATGCTCGACGCCCATCACCATTCCCAGCACTTGAATATCACAATTATGCAGGAAGACGGCAGGCATGGCTGCATCTTCGGGCCATAGGTGAACGCCAAGCCGGCTAATGGAAAGTTGCTTTAGCGCAACTTCTCGCTGGTTAATCATCGCAATAGCCGTTTCTTGATGGCTGCCTTGTTGGTAACGGCGAATAATAATGACATCGCCATCGAATAGATTGCATTCACGCATTCTGTTGCCGCGCACGCGAAGCGCATAAGTATTGCGCCGAGTTACACGAGGTGCTGAATAAGCAGGACGACCGCTATTCAGCGTCGTTTGAGTTAGTGGCTGTTGAGTTAATGCCTGTTGAGATATGGTCAAGGGTGTTGGCATTGACATCGTCATACTGTTTTCTCCAATGCAGCGCCCGCTCCCTAGGCGTGTAATTGAGCAGATTGCTGTGTTTATGATCGGTAATGTTTTTTCATACAGTGGTCGTAGTATAGGCCTGTTTTTGCATACAGTGCTAGTGCTCTGCATTGTCTATTGTTCTTAAGCGAAGATAGGGAGGCGTGTGCTGCGACCCCAGACCGCAGAGAGCGACTGGCGAGAAAGGGGCTTTCCGTGTAGAGTTCGACGCAAAATCTACGTGCCTGGAGATATCCTTGAGCCTCTGCCTGCAAGCCCGACAGCTAGCCTGTGAACGCGATGACCGCTGGCTGTTTGAGGGGCTAGACCTTGATATTCAACGTGGTGAAATTGTCCGCATCGAAGGCCCTAACGGGAGCGGAAAAACCACACTGTTGAAA is part of the Halomonas sp. GT genome and harbors:
- a CDS encoding NAD(P)H-dependent oxidoreductase, encoding MIIVDTALAKREAQGNPIRVGMIGAGFQARGVGLQIMTATAGMRLCAIANRHLDAAVKVYQQAEIEPITCDTQQELEMAIAAGRAAVTENAVALARAEGLDAIIEVTGSLEFAAHVVLAALESGKGIIQMNAELDGTIGPILKVKADAAGVIYSFADGDQPGVQMNLYRFVAGLGVKPVLCGNIKGLHDPYRNPATQEGFAKRWGQKAAMVASFADGTKISFEQAIVANGTGMRVAQRGMLGPDFSGGVPGGPLVPIEETMSAFEPYLDPAGPGLVDYVVGARPGPGVFVLGTIDNPRQRHYLELYKMGEGPYYCFSTPYHLCHFEVPTSVARAVLFRDPVLSPLGGPKVGVIAMAKKTLHDGDKIEELGGFEVYGMAENIEVIRRERLLPIGLALGCQVAGRVEKDKALTFDDVVIPPLRLIDRLYAEQEAMFALEPLSGTAATSVE
- the rfbC gene encoding dTDP-4-dehydrorhamnose 3,5-epimerase gives rise to the protein MLFHQTKLKDATLIELETHGDERGFFARTMCRVEFERHGLLGDFVQQNTSFSAHRGTLRGLHYQREPHAEAKLVRCLRGGIIDVIVDIREDSETYLHHQLFELTEANRYQLYVPPGFAHSFQTLTDDVEVSYLVSAAYHPEAENGLRYNDERLAIEWPIPPTIVSEKDANWPLISERRDALF
- a CDS encoding regulatory protein RecX, with the protein product MFSPSSELTPREVAIQLLSRREYSRAELARKMQQKTFQPDEIADCLDALEEQNLQSDERFAESFIRSRILRGQGAIRIKGELRQRGVDQETSTTAFANVEEQEAVDWFELARDTLARRFSSPGDTPKERVKRERFLATRGFNFEQIRYALSCL
- the alaS gene encoding alanine--tRNA ligase, which translates into the protein MKSAEIRQAFLSFFEKQGHTIVPTSSLVPGNDPTLLFTNAGMVPFKDVFLGRDPRPYVRATSAQRCVRAGGKHNDLDNVGYTARHHTFFEMLGNFSFGDYFKREAIRFAWTFLTETLGLPKEKLWVTVHISDDEAERIWKDDIGIDPERFSKLDEDNFWQMGDTGPCGPSSEIFFDHGLEVWGGPPGSPEEDGDRYIEIWNLVFMQFDRDAAGTLNPLPKPSIDTGMGLERVAAVMQGVHSNYEIDLFQNLLKAAAEATGHGDTTTPSLRVIADHIRSCAFLIADGVLPSNEGRGYVLRRIIRRAIRHGHKLGASEPFFHKLVTALDTEMGDAYPELRDASEQIARVLLKEEEQFARTLDHGMGLLNAALEELQGDVLPGETVFKLYDTYGFPFDLTADVCREREVTLDEAGFQRELEAQRERARAASQFGADYSAAIDLEGETQFTGYEHLADQATVTAIVDSEGNALAALEDGQKGTVVLDRTPFYGESGGQVGDTGYLYIDGGRFQVTDTQKQSGHHLHQGVMVDGTLSVGAKVRGEVDASLRGATIRNHSATHLLHKALRMVLGDHVQQKGSLVNAERLRFDFSHFEPMTAEQLAEVERLVNEQILANAPTKTEQMSLAEAKAKGAAALFEAKYADNVRVLTIGADDFSIELCGGTHVNRSGDIGCCHVVSEVGIASGVRRIEAITGENALAYFREQEARVQRLGERLKTKPEQVEARVESLVERNRALEKELEQLKAKLASAAGSDMLSQVQEINGVNLLVTQLDGVSGKELRGVLDQLKNKLGSGVILLGVADTAAGKVSLIAGVTQDLVGRVKAGELVNHVASQVGGKGGGRPDMAQAGGNLPDALPAALSSVPAWLENTLS
- a CDS encoding aspartate kinase; translated protein: MALYVQKFGGTSVGSVDRIKAVAEKVKGFRDQGHQVVVVVSAMSGETNRLTDMANAINEDPAPREMDMLLSTGEQVTISLLAMALQQIGVSATSHTGAQVGIHTDSAYTKARIQRIETDDLKSDLDDGKVVVVAGFQGVDEDGNITTLGRGGSDTTGVALAAALGADECQIYTDVDGVYTTDPRVCSKAQRLESITVEEMLELASLGSKVLQIRAVEFAGKYNVPLRVLSSFEDGPGTLIVADADQDEDAMEEPLISGIAFTKNEAKLTLLNTPDVPGVASRILGPIADANIEVDMIVQNVAPAGDYTDFTFTVAKGDYKATKKLLEETVIPDLGGGELRGDDNIAKVSLVGVGMRSHAGVASKMFRVLADENVNIRMVSTSEIKISVVIDEKHMELAVNALHKAFGLDKSDIESE